In Pyxidicoccus xibeiensis, the following proteins share a genomic window:
- a CDS encoding hybrid sensor histidine kinase/response regulator — translation MSDAASTPLAPRARILLVDDVQANLLALQGILETLGQELVAVRSGEEALRELLRGDFACILMDVQMPGLDGLETARLIRSRERTRHLPILFITALSREAAWVTRGYAQGAVDYLLKPVDPDILRAKVQVFVDLYLRGEEVKRQELELAERQRAAEELRRATELEQQLVGIVGHDIRTPLSVILTTARSQLASSGLDPARKKAFERVARGGERIQQIVDLLLDFTRARLGGGIPVVPRAGDLNELCRRVVDELHVTRPGRAIRCDFARDCLHGTWDLERMAQVVANLLDNALKYSPEGSAVRLSTWEKGDSVYVEVHNAGAPIPPELLPHLFEPFRRGEGSEVTARESLGLGLYIADSIVQAHRGALGVHSSEEEGTSFRVCLPRRSGTLQPVVREPVLDDAALLTA, via the coding sequence ATGTCCGACGCAGCCTCCACCCCGCTGGCGCCCCGCGCGCGCATCCTCCTGGTGGACGACGTCCAGGCCAACCTGCTCGCCCTCCAGGGCATCCTGGAGACGCTGGGCCAGGAGCTGGTGGCGGTCCGCTCGGGCGAGGAGGCGCTGCGGGAGCTGCTGCGCGGGGACTTCGCCTGCATCCTGATGGACGTGCAGATGCCGGGGCTGGACGGGCTGGAGACGGCGCGCCTCATCCGCTCGCGGGAGCGCACGCGCCACCTGCCCATCCTCTTCATCACCGCGCTCAGCCGCGAGGCCGCCTGGGTCACCCGGGGCTACGCGCAGGGCGCGGTGGACTACCTCCTCAAGCCGGTGGACCCGGACATCCTGCGCGCCAAGGTGCAGGTGTTCGTGGACCTGTACCTGCGCGGTGAAGAGGTGAAGCGCCAGGAGCTGGAGCTGGCCGAGCGGCAGCGCGCGGCGGAGGAGCTGCGGCGGGCGACGGAGCTGGAGCAGCAGCTGGTGGGCATCGTCGGCCACGACATCCGCACGCCCCTGTCCGTCATCCTCACCACGGCGAGGTCGCAGCTGGCGAGCTCGGGGCTGGACCCGGCGCGCAAGAAGGCCTTCGAGCGGGTGGCCCGCGGGGGCGAGCGCATCCAGCAGATTGTAGACCTGCTGCTGGACTTCACCCGCGCCCGCCTGGGCGGGGGGATTCCCGTCGTCCCCCGGGCGGGAGACCTCAACGAGCTGTGCCGCCGGGTGGTGGACGAGCTGCACGTGACGCGGCCGGGGCGCGCCATCCGGTGCGACTTCGCGCGCGACTGCCTGCATGGCACGTGGGACCTGGAGCGGATGGCGCAGGTGGTGGCCAACCTCTTGGACAACGCCCTGAAGTACAGCCCGGAGGGCTCGGCGGTGCGGCTGTCCACCTGGGAGAAGGGCGACAGCGTCTACGTGGAGGTCCACAACGCGGGCGCGCCCATTCCGCCGGAGCTGCTGCCGCACCTGTTCGAGCCCTTCCGCCGGGGCGAGGGCTCGGAAGTCACTGCGCGGGAGAGCCTGGGCCTGGGCCTCTACATCGCGGACAGCATCGTCCAGGCGCACCGGGGCGCGCTCGGCGTGCATTCCTCGGAAGAGGAGGGGACGTCGTTCCGCGTGTGCCTGCCCCGCCGCTCGGGCACGCTGCAGCCGGTGGTGCGTGAGCCGGTGCTGGACGACGCGGCGCTGCTGACCGCCTGA
- a CDS encoding TIGR02265 family protein: MDTPQHLQARLALCRPEHTVLDLFLRSLLEAIQQETGLSLTADTPAPARGGAPRGPPPFRPARDYLQALHQGASALEARGMPYGDAVERLSFVAANKIFAAPVGEMVLSVAGKDPNEGLSVTQGMAGATSTYGEREYERVSDRAARLVFREEYFGPAWSRGMALAGLLKGNPDLKFQVELESGEPPYTHFTLLVKW; the protein is encoded by the coding sequence ATGGACACCCCACAGCACCTGCAAGCCCGACTGGCCCTGTGCCGTCCCGAGCATACGGTGCTCGACCTGTTCCTGCGCAGCCTCCTGGAGGCCATCCAGCAGGAGACCGGCCTTTCCCTCACCGCCGACACCCCTGCCCCCGCGCGGGGCGGGGCGCCTCGCGGCCCGCCGCCCTTCCGCCCGGCGCGCGACTACCTCCAGGCCCTCCACCAGGGCGCGAGCGCGCTGGAGGCCCGGGGCATGCCCTATGGAGACGCGGTGGAGCGGCTGTCCTTCGTCGCCGCCAACAAAATCTTCGCGGCGCCCGTGGGGGAGATGGTGCTGTCCGTCGCGGGGAAGGACCCGAACGAGGGGCTGTCCGTCACGCAGGGCATGGCCGGCGCCACCAGCACCTACGGAGAACGCGAGTACGAGCGCGTGTCGGACCGCGCCGCGCGGCTCGTCTTCCGGGAGGAGTACTTCGGCCCCGCGTGGAGCCGGGGCATGGCGCTCGCAGGCCTCCTCAAGGGCAACCCGGACCTGAAGTTCCAGGTGGAGCTGGAGTCCGGCGAGCCGCCGTACACGCACTTCACCCTGCTCGTGAAGTGGTGA
- a CDS encoding M4 family metallopeptidase, with protein sequence MAKNNRVRGALGIAALSVVVGCNESTPAPEAKKPVEAAQTAALENGNVVVTTDAAGKPTLIKGNLGQLPEIPAGGAAALEQAALAPVLAALAPTFHLAADNLTLTRSYKDTLQGDNHYRFAVSHNGIPVLGGQFRLHVRDGQIIAANTNVRSDLKAEPKAAIAGDVAVAAADANKDTVRGSTSEANPELVYIRDGDELKLVYVVSQRGEKADGTPIHDLVLVDAKTSDVVMRMPQIHEALNRRMHNGANTSTLPGAVVRTEGQPEHADPVVNTNYDHLGTVYNCYSTLFNRDSINNAGALLISTVHHRVNYVNAFWDGTQMVYGDGDGVTATNLANSLDVTAHELTHAVTDNESDLIYSGESGGLNESMSDIFGAVCEWYGDGAGDVTARHWLIGDDVWTPNVPNDALRYMADPVADGVSLDHYPDYSSGTDVHYSSGISNLAFYLLSQGGTHPRGKTTQAVAGIGIEKAARIFYKANADLLLPSSNFEAAKAATELAAEQLGYDAATKESVSNAWKAVGVGVPIPPPTNTPIEKNVPVTNISGARNSKVYYSVVVPEGATNLRFTLAGGTGDADLYVRYANAPTPTQYDCRPFSSGNNEVCTFPAPAQGTWYVMLNGFSAYTGTSLVVTWDGGYLPIEPNVQINDLSGAAGSSQVFTVQIPERANGGDRHVHVRLRGTGNADLYVQRASAPGFGSYDCRGVNEHSTETCNLNNVQAGKFYIQVFGAKGGFTAGSLIVTFN encoded by the coding sequence ATGGCGAAGAACAATCGGGTGCGCGGAGCACTCGGCATTGCGGCGCTGTCGGTAGTTGTCGGTTGCAACGAGTCCACCCCCGCTCCCGAGGCGAAGAAGCCCGTGGAGGCCGCGCAGACCGCGGCACTGGAGAATGGCAACGTCGTCGTCACCACGGATGCGGCAGGCAAGCCCACGCTGATCAAGGGCAACCTGGGCCAGCTTCCGGAAATCCCCGCGGGCGGCGCCGCGGCCCTGGAGCAGGCGGCCCTGGCCCCCGTGCTCGCGGCCCTGGCCCCCACCTTCCACCTGGCCGCGGACAACCTCACCCTCACCAGGTCCTACAAGGACACCCTCCAGGGTGACAACCACTACCGCTTCGCGGTGAGCCACAACGGCATCCCCGTGCTGGGCGGGCAGTTCCGCCTGCACGTGCGTGACGGGCAGATCATCGCGGCGAACACCAACGTTCGCAGCGACCTGAAGGCGGAGCCCAAGGCCGCCATCGCCGGTGACGTGGCCGTGGCCGCGGCCGACGCGAACAAGGACACCGTCCGCGGCTCCACGAGCGAGGCGAACCCGGAGCTGGTCTACATCCGCGACGGCGACGAGCTGAAGCTGGTGTACGTGGTCTCCCAGCGTGGCGAGAAGGCGGACGGCACGCCCATCCACGACCTGGTGCTGGTGGACGCGAAGACGTCCGACGTGGTCATGCGCATGCCGCAGATCCACGAGGCGCTCAACCGCCGGATGCACAACGGCGCCAACACCAGCACCCTGCCGGGCGCGGTGGTGCGCACCGAGGGGCAGCCGGAGCACGCGGACCCGGTGGTCAACACCAACTACGACCACCTGGGCACCGTCTACAACTGCTACAGCACGCTGTTCAACCGCGACTCCATCAACAACGCGGGCGCGCTGCTCATCAGCACGGTGCACCACCGCGTCAACTACGTGAACGCCTTCTGGGACGGTACCCAGATGGTGTACGGCGATGGCGACGGCGTGACGGCCACCAACCTGGCCAACTCGCTGGACGTGACGGCGCACGAGCTGACGCACGCGGTGACGGACAACGAGTCGGACCTCATCTACTCGGGTGAGTCCGGCGGCCTGAACGAGTCGATGTCCGACATCTTCGGCGCGGTGTGCGAGTGGTACGGCGATGGCGCGGGCGACGTGACGGCGCGTCACTGGCTCATCGGCGACGACGTGTGGACGCCGAACGTCCCGAACGACGCGCTCCGCTACATGGCGGACCCGGTGGCGGACGGCGTCTCGCTGGACCACTACCCGGACTACTCGTCCGGCACGGACGTGCACTACAGCTCGGGCATCTCCAACCTGGCGTTCTACCTGCTGTCGCAGGGTGGCACGCACCCGCGTGGCAAGACGACGCAGGCGGTGGCGGGCATCGGCATCGAGAAGGCCGCGCGCATCTTCTACAAGGCGAACGCGGACCTCCTGCTGCCCTCGTCCAACTTCGAGGCGGCCAAGGCGGCCACGGAGCTGGCGGCCGAGCAGCTGGGCTACGACGCGGCCACCAAGGAGTCGGTGAGCAACGCGTGGAAGGCCGTGGGCGTCGGCGTGCCGATTCCGCCCCCGACCAACACCCCCATCGAGAAGAACGTGCCGGTGACGAACATCTCCGGCGCGCGCAACAGCAAGGTGTACTACTCCGTGGTGGTCCCCGAGGGTGCGACGAACCTGCGCTTCACGCTGGCCGGTGGCACGGGTGACGCGGACCTGTACGTCCGCTACGCGAACGCCCCCACGCCCACCCAGTACGACTGCCGCCCGTTCTCCTCCGGCAACAACGAGGTCTGCACGTTCCCGGCGCCCGCCCAGGGCACCTGGTACGTGATGCTGAACGGCTTCAGCGCGTACACCGGTACGTCGCTGGTGGTGACGTGGGACGGCGGCTACCTGCCCATCGAGCCGAACGTGCAGATCAACGACCTGTCCGGCGCCGCCGGCTCGTCGCAGGTCTTCACGGTCCAGATTCCGGAGCGCGCCAACGGCGGTGACCGCCACGTCCACGTCCGCCTGCGCGGCACCGGCAACGCCGACCTGTACGTGCAGCGCGCCTCGGCCCCCGGCTTCGGCAGCTACGACTGCCGCGGCGTGAACGAGCACAGCACCGAGACCTGCAACCTGAACAACGTCCAGGCCGGCAAGTTCTACATCCAGGTGTTCGGCGCGAAGGGCGGCTTCACGGCCGGCTCGCTCATCGTGACGTTCAACTGA
- a CDS encoding alpha/beta hydrolase family protein — translation MESWRPSRSHVVDVLFAGLARRARLFAEGWGDEQLLDEVAVGTAFFPEPARIQPVWSAPRTHRGIQVRDGTFTSPLTRLAPAALTAHVRWLGDGSSRRRSACVVLAASREEGFALRERLYSPLAREGVDLFLLENPYYGLRRPLGQRGGSLRTVSDHVLMNLGMVEEARSLLAWLRGAGYERLGVAGYSMGGYMAALTAVLVPEPLGVAALAAGASPVPVFTRGLLSWSIAFADLDGARRDAEQARQRLGRIFDLANLTRFPPPSQPGAAILLACRRDGFVPAEETRTLQAHWGQSELRWVDAGHVSAVVTERAALCAAVRDSLARVAPSRAS, via the coding sequence GTGGAGTCCTGGAGACCGAGTCGCTCACATGTGGTGGACGTGCTCTTCGCGGGGCTGGCGCGCCGCGCCCGGCTGTTCGCGGAGGGCTGGGGAGACGAGCAGCTCCTCGATGAGGTGGCGGTGGGGACGGCCTTCTTCCCGGAGCCGGCCCGCATCCAGCCGGTGTGGAGTGCGCCCCGGACGCACCGGGGCATCCAGGTCCGCGATGGGACGTTCACCTCGCCACTCACGCGCCTCGCGCCCGCGGCGCTGACGGCGCACGTCCGCTGGCTGGGTGACGGCAGCTCGCGGCGGCGCTCGGCGTGTGTGGTGCTCGCCGCGTCCCGGGAGGAGGGCTTCGCCCTGCGCGAGCGCCTGTACTCGCCCCTTGCCCGCGAGGGCGTGGACCTGTTCCTGCTGGAGAATCCGTACTACGGCCTGCGCCGTCCGCTCGGCCAGCGGGGCGGGTCGCTGCGCACGGTGAGCGACCACGTGCTGATGAACCTGGGCATGGTGGAGGAGGCGCGCTCGCTGCTCGCATGGCTGCGCGGAGCGGGCTACGAGCGCCTGGGCGTCGCGGGGTACAGCATGGGCGGGTACATGGCGGCGCTGACGGCGGTGCTCGTCCCGGAGCCCCTCGGCGTGGCGGCGCTGGCCGCGGGCGCCTCCCCCGTGCCCGTCTTCACCCGGGGGCTGCTGTCCTGGTCCATCGCCTTCGCGGACCTGGACGGCGCCCGGCGGGACGCGGAGCAGGCCCGGCAGCGACTGGGGCGCATCTTCGACCTGGCGAACCTGACGCGCTTCCCGCCTCCGAGCCAGCCCGGCGCGGCCATCCTCCTGGCGTGCCGCCGGGACGGCTTCGTTCCGGCGGAGGAGACGCGCACGCTGCAGGCCCACTGGGGCCAGAGCGAGCTGCGGTGGGTGGACGCCGGGCACGTCTCCGCCGTCGTCACCGAGCGGGCCGCGCTGTGCGCGGCGGTGCGGGACTCGCTGGCGCGCGTGGCGCCTTCACGGGCCTCGTAG
- the trxA gene encoding thioredoxin, with protein sequence MASVEITKDNFKETVSKEGIVILDWWATWCGPCRAFAPIFEQSSSKHPEVVFGKIDTDAQPELSSAFEIRSIPTLMVFRDGILLFEQAGALPSAALEDLLGQVKALDMEQVKKEVAARRNSEPPQA encoded by the coding sequence ATGGCGTCGGTGGAAATCACGAAGGACAACTTCAAGGAGACGGTGTCGAAGGAAGGCATCGTCATCCTGGACTGGTGGGCGACGTGGTGCGGCCCGTGCCGCGCATTCGCACCCATCTTCGAGCAGAGCTCCAGCAAGCACCCGGAAGTCGTCTTCGGGAAGATTGATACGGACGCGCAGCCGGAGCTGTCGAGCGCGTTCGAGATTCGCTCAATCCCCACGCTGATGGTCTTCCGCGACGGCATCCTCCTGTTCGAGCAGGCCGGCGCGCTGCCCTCCGCGGCGCTGGAGGACCTGCTGGGCCAGGTGAAGGCCCTGGACATGGAGCAGGTGAAGAAGGAAGTGGCGGCGCGCCGCAACAGCGAGCCGCCCCAGGCCTAG
- a CDS encoding LON peptidase substrate-binding domain-containing protein, whose protein sequence is MTAQERVERAASALKVFPLPSAVLFPHTVIPLHIFEPRYRALVRDALAGDRVMALSQLEPGWEGRYEGKPPMQPLMCAGIIIWDEQVEEGRYNILLQGVSRVRMTSEVTGDKLYREVAAQVLPDLPYQGPEEERLRQAVFELAGRVPPSFAENLLPVAARALGGTLADVVASAIVPEAERRQELLGELDVKRRLEAVLDDVGELIARLQPVRPTGPMN, encoded by the coding sequence ATGACCGCACAAGAACGCGTCGAGCGCGCCGCGAGCGCGCTGAAGGTCTTCCCGTTGCCGTCGGCGGTGCTCTTTCCGCACACCGTCATCCCCCTGCACATCTTCGAGCCACGCTACCGGGCGCTCGTCCGGGACGCGCTCGCGGGGGACCGGGTCATGGCGCTGTCGCAGCTGGAGCCCGGCTGGGAGGGGCGCTACGAGGGCAAGCCGCCCATGCAGCCCCTGATGTGCGCGGGCATCATCATCTGGGACGAGCAGGTGGAGGAGGGGCGCTACAACATCCTCCTGCAGGGTGTGTCCCGGGTGCGGATGACGTCCGAGGTGACGGGCGACAAGCTGTACCGCGAGGTCGCCGCGCAGGTGCTGCCGGACCTGCCGTACCAGGGGCCCGAGGAGGAGCGGCTGCGGCAGGCCGTCTTCGAGCTGGCCGGGCGGGTGCCTCCGTCCTTCGCGGAGAACCTGCTGCCGGTGGCCGCGCGGGCGCTGGGGGGCACGCTGGCGGACGTGGTGGCCTCCGCCATCGTCCCGGAGGCCGAGCGGCGCCAGGAGCTGCTGGGGGAGCTGGACGTGAAGCGCCGGCTGGAGGCCGTGCTGGACGACGTGGGCGAGCTCATCGCCCGGCTCCAGCCCGTGCGGCCCACCGGGCCGATGAACTGA
- a CDS encoding FKBP-type peptidyl-prolyl cis-trans isomerase: MSLKAEDVKVGTGAEATAGKSVTVHYVGTLTNGSKFDSSRDRGQGFTFRLGAGQVIEGWDKGVAGMKVGGVRKLTIPPEMGYGSRGYPPVIPPNSTLLFEVELLEVR, translated from the coding sequence ATGAGTCTGAAGGCGGAAGACGTGAAGGTGGGCACCGGGGCCGAGGCGACGGCCGGCAAGTCCGTGACGGTGCACTACGTGGGGACGCTGACCAACGGCTCGAAGTTCGACAGCAGCCGTGACCGGGGCCAGGGCTTCACCTTCCGGCTCGGCGCGGGGCAGGTCATCGAGGGCTGGGACAAGGGCGTCGCGGGCATGAAGGTGGGCGGTGTGCGCAAGCTCACCATCCCCCCCGAGATGGGCTACGGCTCGCGGGGCTACCCGCCCGTCATCCCCCCCAATTCGACGCTCCTGTTCGAAGTGGAGTTGCTGGAAGTCCGCTAG
- the nadE gene encoding NAD(+) synthase yields MRLVKIGLASVNTTVGAFTRNTDRALAQARKMAADGVTLGVFQEQLIAGYPAEDMVQWQGFIDRQWPELERFARETASLSTVFILGVGIAQAGLRLNCAAVVAGGRVLGLVPKEKLPTYSVFYEARTFGRGHPGMAEVHRGVPLGDYLFQFDFGVVAPEVCEDIWSADGPMRRRTYSGAELVVNLSASPFRLGFVETRRELIATRAADHQCTIAYCNAVGSNDGLIFDGGGFLNQNGRHIMETPRFGEGSAAAVVDLDRTLRLRGEATTWRVDREDWLADGGTPVPVLDCTKAVSTRREALTYPVPPHRSFFLPGPDQRRPARVALCEDLLDALALGVGDYFEKTRAFKVLGIALSGGRDSLLTLLIAHRYAKKARPENPGSLLRAFYMPSRYSSDATSDAAETIARELGVPFQVVSIDEAFERERTVAQKMLGDAPVTPITDQNIQARLRAQRMWNWSNSAGGLFLQTGNMSEKSVGYTTIGGDLMGALAVIANVPKTVVMYLLDYLQETTGYEGIKKVLAKPAGPELAHNQVGEEELMPFPVLDACFYLYAGEKLTPREMLQALTTMFPEVEAARLGGYVEKFVRLFQQSIYKWVQSPLSLHIGNLDLDRERALQLPVVTGTEWMRDG; encoded by the coding sequence ATGCGGCTCGTGAAGATTGGCCTCGCCAGCGTCAACACCACCGTGGGCGCCTTCACGCGGAACACGGACAGGGCCCTGGCCCAGGCCCGGAAGATGGCGGCGGACGGCGTCACGCTCGGGGTGTTCCAGGAGCAGCTCATCGCCGGCTACCCGGCCGAGGACATGGTGCAGTGGCAGGGCTTCATCGACCGCCAGTGGCCGGAGCTGGAGCGCTTCGCGCGGGAGACGGCGTCGCTGTCCACCGTCTTCATCCTCGGGGTGGGCATCGCCCAGGCGGGCCTGCGCCTCAACTGCGCGGCGGTGGTGGCGGGCGGGCGCGTGCTCGGCCTGGTGCCCAAGGAGAAGCTGCCCACCTACAGCGTCTTCTACGAGGCGCGGACGTTCGGCCGCGGGCACCCGGGCATGGCGGAGGTGCACCGGGGCGTGCCCCTGGGTGACTACCTCTTCCAGTTCGACTTCGGCGTGGTGGCCCCGGAGGTGTGCGAGGACATCTGGAGCGCGGACGGCCCCATGCGCCGGCGCACGTATTCCGGCGCGGAGCTGGTGGTGAACCTGTCCGCCTCGCCCTTCCGGCTGGGCTTCGTGGAGACGCGGCGCGAGCTCATCGCCACGCGCGCGGCGGACCACCAGTGCACCATCGCCTACTGCAACGCGGTGGGCAGCAACGACGGCCTCATCTTCGACGGCGGCGGCTTCCTCAACCAGAACGGCCGCCACATCATGGAGACGCCGCGCTTCGGCGAGGGCTCCGCGGCGGCGGTGGTGGACCTGGACCGCACCCTGCGCCTGCGCGGCGAGGCCACCACCTGGCGCGTGGACCGCGAGGACTGGCTGGCCGACGGCGGCACGCCGGTGCCGGTGCTGGACTGCACGAAGGCGGTGAGCACCCGCCGCGAGGCGCTGACGTACCCGGTGCCCCCGCACCGCAGCTTCTTCCTGCCCGGCCCGGACCAGCGCCGGCCCGCGCGGGTGGCGCTGTGCGAGGACCTGCTGGACGCACTGGCGCTCGGTGTGGGCGACTACTTCGAGAAGACGCGCGCCTTCAAGGTGCTGGGAATCGCCCTGTCCGGCGGCCGCGACTCGCTGCTGACGCTGCTCATCGCCCACCGCTACGCGAAGAAGGCCCGGCCGGAGAACCCGGGCTCGCTGCTGCGGGCCTTCTACATGCCCAGCCGCTATTCCAGCGACGCCACCAGCGACGCGGCCGAGACGATTGCCCGGGAGCTGGGCGTGCCCTTCCAGGTGGTCTCCATCGACGAGGCCTTCGAGCGCGAGCGCACCGTCGCCCAGAAGATGCTGGGCGACGCGCCCGTCACGCCGATTACCGACCAGAACATCCAGGCCCGCCTGCGCGCCCAGCGCATGTGGAACTGGAGCAACTCCGCCGGCGGCCTGTTCCTGCAGACGGGCAACATGAGCGAGAAGTCGGTGGGCTACACCACCATCGGCGGAGACCTCATGGGCGCGCTGGCCGTCATCGCCAACGTCCCCAAGACGGTGGTGATGTACCTGCTCGACTACCTCCAGGAGACGACGGGCTACGAGGGCATCAAGAAGGTGCTGGCCAAGCCGGCCGGCCCGGAGCTGGCGCACAACCAGGTAGGGGAGGAGGAGCTGATGCCCTTCCCCGTGCTCGATGCCTGCTTCTACCTGTACGCGGGCGAGAAGCTGACGCCGCGGGAGATGCTCCAGGCCCTCACCACCATGTTCCCGGAGGTGGAGGCGGCGCGGCTGGGCGGCTACGTGGAGAAGTTCGTCCGCCTCTTCCAGCAGTCCATCTACAAGTGGGTGCAGTCGCCGCTGTCGCTGCACATCGGCAACCTGGACCTGGACCGCGAGCGCGCCCTGCAGCTGCCCGTCGTCACCGGCACGGAGTGGATGCGCGACGGGTAG